The sequence gatatcgaacttcgttatgttattgtattgtttatgcgagctgtgttgaaagtttgtcgttacaaatccaatacttttgagcggttgtgtaaccctagaatttcatgtattagttggagaacttgtgattgtaatgcatgataaaatgttggttttggactcaagttctagcatgatttctgatgtttttctctgtttctgtcacctctcgatctgcaagatcttgcggatcgagcgagggaaaGCTGTTCTGTCCTCTGTTTCAAATTTttggtggctcgctcgatctgcaagatatttcggatcgagcgagggctgagtTTTTTGGGCAGTAACTTTGgcaaagttgctcgctcgatccgcaaggtcatgcggatcgagcgaggcactgtttcaaaaaaaaaaaaatcttattgcttttaacctttggttattgtatgccttattgttgtttaatcccgagattagttgtttggaattgAGGTCTCACACACTGACTCAAGAATAtcaataattaataacttaaaatatttgagtaacttaaactttaaaagaaatttaaacaattaaatccaagaaattaaaaatcataattattaaaaatgaatttaggcATGAAATCCAAATTATGAAATTctaggtgctacaattcctccctACCTAAAGTGGAAAttcttcctcgaaattaaagcTTATCAAAGAGTTCTGGATAGCGAGTCCTAATGTCTTCTTCTTtctcccaagtggcctcttcatcaGAATGATTCAACCACTTAACCTTGACCATCGGGATAGTTTTGTTACGGAGCATCCTCTCCTGCCTCTCCATAATCCGGTCAGGTCCCTCTTCATAAGTCATGTCAGGAgataactgaagaggctcaaagtTGAGCACATGAGAAGAGTTCGATACGTACTTCATTAGCATGGATATGTGGAAGACGTGTACTCCAGCCAGATTAGGCAGCAAGGCTACCCTATAGACTAAAGTCCCCACTCTGTCAAGAATCTCAAAAGGTCCAATGAACCTCGGAGCCAATTTCACCTTTTTCCCGAATCTCATCACGCCTTTCAAAGGAGTTACTCAGATAAaaaaacatgatcacccacTGAGAACTACAAGTCTCTCCTCCTATGCTCTGTGTAACTCTTCTGCCTGCTCTAGGCAGTCttcatcctatcacggatcttggctacaacttCGGCAATTTGCTAAACAATCTCTGGTCCCAACTCCGACCTCTCACCGATCTCGGTCCATAGTATCGGTGATCTACCAGGTCTCCCATAGAGTGCCTCGTAAGGCGCCATACCAATGGTGgcctgatagctgttgttatatGAAAACTCCACTAGTGGTAGcctcgactcccaactaccCTGAAAATCAATAGCGCAAGCCCTCAAAAGGTCTTCCAAAATCTtaatcaccctctcagactgaccattcTTCTGCGGGTGAAAGGCGGTACTAAATAGAAGTTTCGTTCCCAAAGcggaatgaagactcttccaaaaagacgaattaaaccgcggatctctatcTGACATAATGAAAATAGGGATACCATGTAATCTtactatctcccggatatacaactccgcatACTGAGTCATAGTGAAGGTCGTATTCACTGGCAAGAAATGtgccgacttagtgagacggtcaacaacaacccaaatagcattcgaACATCTCACTGTCCTCGGCAAgccaacaacaaaatccatggtaatattctcccatttccactcgggAATGGGGAGTGGATTTAGCAATCCTGCAGGTCTCTGATATTCCGCTTTGACCTGCTGGAATGTCAGACACTCTGACACATAATGAGCGATATCACGCttcatgcctggccaccaatacaacTGCTAAAGgtcccgatacatcttcgtactgcCTGGGTGAATAGATTACGACGATGTTTGTGCTTCTGCCATGATTgtaactcgcagagaatcacctgcaGGAATCCAAAAATGACCTCTGAACCTCACTATCCCATCTACTACTGAATACAGACCCTATCTTGCTGCATAAGAACTGCTCCTagtcccaacttggaagcatcagtgtaaaccATAAAATCACTTTTCCCTGATGGCATGGATAACACTGGTGCCGACGTAAGTGCCTCCTTCAAAACATCAAAGCTCTCTTGGCACTTCGGGCTCAAAACAAACTTACCATTATTCTTAGTCAACGCTGTCATGGGCACAGCAATGGATGAAAAACTCTTGataaacttcctatagtattcggccactccttcactgcttgaaccttaGAAGGATCTACTTCCACTCCACTCTTGGAAATAATATGTCCCAAGAATGCCACTCTTTCTAACCAAAATTAACACTTGTCAAACTTGGCTAACAACTCCCTTTCTCGGAGCACCTCAAGGACGGTTCTCAGATGTTGTCTGTGTTCCTCTCTGTCCTTGGAATAAATgagaatgtcatcaatgaagacaatgATGAACCGGTCCAAGTACGGTTGAAACatgcggttcataagatccatgaagactGCGGGCGTTCGTCATTccgaacggcatcacaaggaactcgtagtggccataatGAGTCCTAAACGCTGTCTTGAACACATCagactccttcaccttcaattggtgataaccggaacgaagatcaatcttcgaaaatacagaggctccttgcaactAATCAAAGAGATTCTCAATTCTAGGaagtgggtacttgttcttcagtGTTACCCCATTCAACcctcggtagtctatgcacaatATTAGACTTCCGACCTTTTTTTTCCCAAAGAGGACTGGTGCGCCCCATGGAGAGAAGCTAGGGCGTATGAATCCTTTATCAAGTagctcttgaatctgctctttcagTCCCTCATTTCTGTGGGAGCTAATCTGCAGGGTGCCTTGGAAATTGGCACGGTACCGGGAACCAGATCTATAGAGAACTCAACCTCTCTATCAGGCGGAATGCCCGTAACATCATCAGGGAACACATCCCAAAAATATTTGACGATGTCCACATCTGAAATGGCTAGACGTGCTGGCAACTCCGTCAAAGATAAGCTGGCTAGGAATGATTCTCATCAATCAAGCATGAGTTTCTTAGCTTGCAGAGAGGATATGATTCGAGTCTTCCTCAAAATCCTAGAAGTCTCGAACCAAAAGGGATCCTCTCCTTCAGGTTTGACTAGTACTGCTCTGCGCTGAAAATCAATCACTACAGCATTATTCatcatccaatccatcccaagtaTCAAGTCAAACTCTGGCATAGGCAAAACTATGAAGTCTGCAACCACTGACTGTCCTTGCAATAGCAGCTCAAGATTCTTCACAAATCTCCAGGTGGATAGCTCTTTCCCTGAAGGGATAGTCACTGAAAACCTAATCGTCAATTCTTCATGCTGAATACCCCTTTTATGGGCAAAAGCCTCCGAAATAAAAGAGtgggtagcccctgagtctaacAAAGCTCTGGTGGCTACACCGGATACTAAAATACTACTTGCATTAATGGTGAATACATCCACAGAAAAGATTgaagttaaataacacaagttcTACTTAGACTCAATCTAAGTCATCAAATCCCAAATAAGATACTATGCCTGTTAATACAGTCAAGTTCTTCAAACATGCAACATGCTACAAAATGTTAACCCCGAACAAGAAAACTTAAAATCACATGCGTCAGTGAATCGTTTAACTGCTCTAAACCAAAAACTTAAGATGTTACCTATGATGAGTGTAGTGACTGGGTcggcctcctcggcctgcatcacgaacactcgaccctgcacgggcctcctcaACTTCAGATAGTCTCTAGCCATATGTCTCGGCTTCTTGCACTTCAAACAAGTTCCTTCACCTACTAGACATTTCCCAAAATGGGTACGATGGAAAAGTGTGCAAAACGGCTTCTCCCCAGTCCTGGGAAGAGTGGGCCTCTGGGCCTGATGCCCCTGAGGTCTCTGGGCGTGATTCCCCTGGGTTCTCTGAGCCTGATGCCCCTGAGGTCTAAAGGGTCCCTGCTGACACTACGGTCCAATGTACAGCCTCTTGTCGTGCTGCTGATGCTGGCCATGTGCTAGGAATGGCCTCTTACCCTGCGCCTTGGCGCTGATGTCCCTCAAATTCTGCTCAGACCTCAAATCTTGTCTGAGCGCAGAAGCATAGTCAGCTGGCTCCGCCATAAGCACATCCCGACGGATAGGGGGTCGCAATCCAACAATAAAGTGTTGGAGCTTCTTAGCCTCGTTGTCTCCAATCAAAGGCACAAAATGGAAACTCCGCTCAAATTTCACCACGAACTGAGCCACTGATAGATCTCCATGTCGCAGGATCAAAAAATCCATCTTCAAACGGGCCTTCACATTCGCGGTgaaatacttctcaaagaaaAGTCTCTTGAACTCAGTCCAAGGTAGGGTATTCGGATCCACCTTCTTCTCAACTCCCTCCTACCAGAGGGCAGCATCATCCTGGAGAAGGAAGACAGAACAACGTACTTGATCTGGATCTCCCAACTGCATATAGCAAAAGATCACCTCCAGCGAACGAGTCCATCTTTCCTCTACCAACGGATCAGTAGTGCAAGCAAAGTCTTTCGGATTCATCTTCCTAAACTGCTTGTAAACAGTCCCAAGTTCATCCCTCAGAGCGTCCACATGTCGCTCTAGGATACGGGCTAAGCCAGCTAGCACCTGAGTCCCAACATCCGCAGCTGGTGAAAGTGGCAGAGGCGAAGGTAGTGGCGGTGGAGGAGGCGGAGGAGGTGCATCGGGATCACGATGATGTGCCATCTACACGCATGTTCAAATTatcacattcaaatttcatgccttaaaaaaaagatttttctttaaaattaaACATGCTCAAAATATTATAGGAACTAGTACTATcaaacttaaacagatagaaATATTGaaaacttaaatcttacagactttgaggcgagatcctttgagttttggaaaccggcagtaggcacatCCCAAACCAAGACTGTgttctgataccaactgaaacgaatctaacctctaaacttaattaaataataaagaaaatactgatttataaaaatttttccatgacttgtttgaaagtaaacaaagccaCCCTGTCCCACAAAGAAAttctaacataaaaaaaataaacgtgATAAAAAGAAATCCAAACTGTGATAATCATAAACTACGAAAGGAAAGgcaaccccacacggttgcaaTAATAGCGATAACAAATTTCAAGACTAAAATTTAAGCACAGggaaacacatcctggctaacACTGAAAGTACTAGAACTAAAATTCTTTATTACACACATAGGCTTATGCGGAACTTAAAAGTAGCAACGGCCATAGGGCCTTGCACCGTCGGCGACCTCAACCCCGAGGATCCTGCAACTTGATCTCTAGATACTCCTCCTCACCTGGAAATCAAACAagaatagtgagtctaatgactcagcaagtataaacagtgtaataacaagggtttaaaaatacTTGCAATAATACTCAAAGTactgtacataatatactttgcAACCTAAACTGAAAATATGCATGATACAAGAGAATGAGACAACCTGTAAACAATGAACCCATGCCAACTCATGCTATGAGACTTTTGATCTTTCTTAACTTAACATAAAACTAAACTTGAAACTGAACATTAGACTTTCATAAACTTTCCTTGAACTTTACTTTCTTTTCTGAGAACTTAGATCATTGATTGTGACGTTTCCTTTAATAATTTGACCGATCATGGTTGCAGtgtactatgccggcaaggacaTCGAGATTACTCCCGATGCCTCATTGCCCCTTTGTTGGTAAGGGAAATCAGGATTTCTTCCAACTCCTCCTAACCCCTCCATTGGCAAGGGAAATCAGGATTTCTCCATAATCCTCCAAACCCCTCTGTTGGTAAGGgaaatcaggatttctcccaactcctccAAACCCCTCTGTGTCACAAATCAATTCACTTTATTCAAAACTTTACTTTCTTTACTTGTAACTTTAACTTTTCTTGAGATGCAAAAGAAGTGatactgaaacgaccctaactctataataaataaatatgcggaaattttcttttttttttttatactactaaataaaatatgtacatatatgcccatacatatatgcacagaataaaataatgaaaaataaatacatgactaaataaataaataaataattaaatacttaaataaaagacattctatgaattaaataaatatctgagtcaaccccataatttaaaaatatactgcataattaaaataaataaaaagtgtgcatgcactaaaatacttaataaaatattccaataaacctcaaccaataaaaatattaaaatgtatcatGACACTCAAAcatggtgactcagaagctgtcacggtcacggggctactgcagcgctgctcatacgtcctcaccaccggtaggagtaacctgttcctctacgtactcacctgcaccatatcagtgtagtgagcctagaggcccaacatgcatactaacaagggtttaaaataatttaaatcaatttaatactaatacatacatatacatgaatgagcatgcttaaaaattacataacataaattacataaataaacatacataacatacataatatcatacatacataagttgttgagcatttattttctgaacatcgaatggtcctatccgtaagtgtgtcccatagtgcgactgatcagtctaggaaaccatcgtacgaggctggtggcaaaccacccatacataaatggcagagaactgcccatacataaatggcagaaactgcccatacataaatggccacactacttcaatttccacctaaaatattttatttgctcaaccatagaaattaaatcatagcataaaaattgatttcatgaatgcatgtacttaaataaattatgtgtccttcatatatatttaatttaatttttcttactaacatataaatattaaaataacttaaatgcataaaaataattaaatatataatcaggacacatgcaattttctcatggatggttctggactgctggccctacactcaagcccattaacttaacttaagacttggcccataaatcaaccaaagcccattaagactaacttaagcccaataacactgtccctggcccaatgggcccaaaaacccattaacaggcccaataactttcatgggctcccaagcccataaaaatttctggccaacttaaaaatttaaataaaatttattaaaacccaaaaataaataaaataacccaaaataatttaaagtaacccaaataaattaaatggtactaattaaatttttgggaatttaattagtccatttaactcctaattaacttaaaacttaaaaataaaatacccgaacccaaataaaataacccggacccggacccacttaacttaacccatattattttagacccgacccggacccaagacccgacccggacccatcagaaaccctaaacccgatcaCTACCTTACCTCTCTTCTCTCGGCCGCACGGCtgcgtgagcagcaggccttcccgccctgctgcagcccagctccggccaccgtggccggagccccgccggcaggacctccccaagGTCCTGCCGGACCGAACCATACCCAGCCCCCGACCCCATGCACCCTGTAAAGACCAAGCCGAACCCCTTCTCCACAACCATAGACTGCGCAGACTCTTGAACCATCTTATGAAAACCTTTCGTCCTTGGTTTCTAGC comes from Henckelia pumila isolate YLH828 chromosome 4, ASM3356847v2, whole genome shotgun sequence and encodes:
- the LOC140861509 gene encoding uncharacterized protein, producing MRFGKKVKLAPRFIGPFEILDRVGTLVYRVALLPNLAGVHVFHISMLMKYVSNSSHVLNFEPLQLSPDMTYEEGPDRIMERQERMLRNKTIPMVKVKWLNHSDEEATWEKEEDIRTRYPELFDKL